From a region of the Mercurialis annua linkage group LG1-X, ddMerAnnu1.2, whole genome shotgun sequence genome:
- the LOC126678465 gene encoding cytochrome P450 714C2-like gives MEVIVIVLSVVVILLSNVFVYLCYEFWWKPESCRMKLGKQGIRGPPTSSILGNIPEMKRLISQISQTPQIDGPITIFPYFNKWTQHYGKLFKFALGKIQILYVSNVELVKQLRVHRSWDLGKPSYLQNERGVLLGKGLITTNGAVWSHQRQTVSPELYLDRVKDMVSLMVESGSTMVESWEKLIESEEGGVCGITIDDHVRNFTSYITSKMVFGDDHHKGIKIVPTCIALIKTMGSATTLGLPFSRLIPTKWIRESRRLSKEVREMIMDIVKARSGDNASHQDILQVIFEGSKTAELGNLTKEEFIVDNCKDIFLAACEVTAIAAIWGLMLLASNPEWQARARAEVQEVCGGQVPDSNMLSKMPVLKMVIQEVLRLYPGVAFVSREAIQDVKLGEINIPKGVGIWIWMMELHRDPELWGADADKFNPERFANGVSGACKSPQAYIPFGLGARVCPGQNLAVTELKVLFAMLLCNFKLTISPKYRHSPKFRLLLEPEHGVDLLIQKI, from the exons ATGGAAGTGATAGTTATTGTGCTTAGTGTTGTGGTGATTTTATTGAGCAATGTGTTTGTTTATTTGTGCTATGAATTCTGGTGGAAGCCTGAGAGTTGTAGAATGAAACTTGGAAAGCAAGGCATCAGGGGTCCTCCAACTTCTTCTATTCTTGGCAACATTCCTGAAATGAAGAGATTGATTTCTCAAATCTCTCAAACTCCTCAAATTGATGGTCCTATCACAATCTTTCCTTACTTCAACAAATGGACCCAACACTATG GGAAGTTGTTCAAGTTTGCACTTGGAAAAATACAAATACTTTACGTAAGTAATGTTGAATTGGTGAAGCAATTAAGAGTACACAGATCATGGGACCTTGGTAAACCTTCTTACTTACAAAATGAACGTGGAGTTTTATTAGGCAAAGGCCTTATTACTACAAACGGTGCAGTTTGGTCTCACCAGAGACAAACTGTTAGCCCTGAGCTCTACTTGGACAGAGTCAAG GATATGGTGAGTCTGATGGTTGAGTCTGGTAGCACAATGGTGGAATCATGGGAGAAATTAATTGAAAGCGAGGAGGGTGGCGTTTGCGGTATAACGATAGACGATCATGTGAGGAATTTCACCTCTTACATAACCTCAAAAATGGTATTTGGAGATGATCACCATAAAGGAATCAAAATAGTTCCGACGTGCATAGCTCTTATCAAAACTATGGGTTCTGCAACAACGCTTGGACTCCCCTTCTCCAG ATTAATTCCAACGAAATGGATCAGAGAATCACGAAGACTATCAAAAGAAGTTCGTGAAATGATTATGGACATAGTCAAAGCTCGAAGTGGAGACAATGCATCTCACCAGGATATATTACAGGTGATCTTCGAAGGTTCGAAAACCGCCGAGCTCGGAAATTTGACGAAGGAAGAGTTCATAGTTGACAATTGCAAGGATATATTTCTTGCTGCTTGTGAAGTCACTGCTATTGCCGCAATCTGGGGTTTAATGTTGTTGGCTTCAAATCCTGAATGGCAAGCTCGTGCCCGTGCCGAGGTTCAAGAGGTGTGTGGTGGGCAAGTACCTGATAGCAACATGCTTAGCAAGATGCCTGTG CTAAAAATGGTGATTCAAGAGGTTTTAAGGCTCTATCCAGGAGTAGCATTCGTATCAAGAGAAGCCATACAAGATGTAAAGCTCGGTGAAATAAATATTCCGAAAGGCGTTGGAATTTGGATATGGATGATGGAATTGCACCGCGACCCTGAACTTTGGGGAGCTGATGCAGACAAATTCAATCCGGAAAGATTCGCAAATGGAGTTTCAGGAGCATGCAAGTCTCCGCAAGCTTATATACCTTTCGGACTAGGAGCTAGAGTGTGTCCTGGTCAGAACTTAGCGGTTACAGAACTAAAGGTGTTGTTTGCAATGCTATTATGCAATTTCAAGCTTACCATCTCTCCTAAATATCGTCACTCCCCTAAATTTAGACTGCTTTTGGAGCCTGAGCATGGTGTGGACCTCCTTATTCAAAAGATCTAA
- the LOC126672362 gene encoding cytochrome P450 714C2-like produces MELYRNPEFWGASDKFIPERFANGVSGACKSPQAFTPFRLGVRVCPGKMVRCAVRILHGLTDMETVEAKAIKLGLDKLSTAPPNYYILPLFMSWLHKDMDDMVPCVYINQLAPRDSAEASNNI; encoded by the exons ATGGAATTGTACCGCAACCCTGAATTTTGGGGAGCATCAGACAAATTCATTCCGGAAAGATTCGCGAATGGAGTTTCAGGAGCATGCAAATCTCCGCAAGCTTTTACACCTTTCAGACTGGGAGTTAGAGTGTGTCCTG GTAAGATGGTGCGTTGCGCGGTCAGAATATTGCATGGGTTGACTGATATGGAGACTGTTGAAGCAAAGGCTATTAAGCTTGGTTTAGATAAATTAAGCACCGCCCCTCCAAATTATTATATACTGCCCCTATTTATGAG CTGGCTTCACAAAGACATGGACGACATGGTTCCATGTGTCTATATAAATCAGCTAGCACCGAGAGATTCAGCAGAAGCATCAAACAATATCTGA